One Trichormus variabilis 0441 genomic window, CCTTTCCGTGCCTTCTAGTCAGCAATATCGCCTGCCTTGGGTGCGCTTACATGGTACAAAAGATTATTTAGATTTAATACTAATTTTGGAAAAGTATCCAAAATTACATCAAACAGTAAACTTAGTTCCTTCCTTAATTCTGCAACTGGAAGATTATATTGCTGGTACAGCGTTTGACCCTTACCTCAAAGCCAGTCTGACACCAACTGAGCAACTGACTCAGCAACAACGAGAGTTTATCATTCAGCACTTTTTTGATGCTAATCACCACACCTTGATTGACCCTCACCCTCGTTACGCCGAGTTGTACTATCAAAGGCAGGAAAAAGGGCCGGCTTGGTGTTTGGCGAATTGGCAATTAGCAGATTACAGCGACTTGTTGGCGTGGCACAATTTGGCATGGATAGACCCACTGTTTTGGGATGATCCAGAAATTGCGGCTTGGTTACAGCAGGGGCGTAACTTTACCTTAGGCGATCGCCAGCGCATTTATTCCAAACAACGTGATATTCTCAGCCGCATTATTCCTCAGCACCGGAAAATGCAGGAATCTGGGCAATTAGAAGTTACCACCACGCCCTACACTCACCCGATTTTGCCTTTGTTAGCTGACACTAATTCTGGTCGGGTGGCTGTGCCAAATATGGCATTACCTGAGTCCCGGTTTCAGTGGTCAGAAGATATTCCTCGTCATTTGAGAAAAGCTTGGGAACTATATACAGAAAGATTTGGGCAGGAACCCAAGGGCTTATGGCCGTCCGAACAGTCAGTTAGTCCAGATATATTACCGTATATTATCAAACAAGGATTTCAGTGGATTTGCTCAGATGAAGCAGTCTTAGGGTGGACACTGAAACACTTCTTTCATCGGGATGGGGCAGGGAATGTACAGCAGCCAGAACTGTTATATCGACCTTATCGCCTAGCAACTCCAGCCGGAGATTTGGCAATTGTCTTCCGTGACCACAGATTATCAGATTTAATAGGCTTTACCTATGGGGCAATGCCCGCCAAACAGGCAGCCGCTGACCTGGTGGGACACCTACAAGCGATCGCCAAAATGCAACGAGAACGGCCAAGCGAACAGCCTTGGTTAGTGACTATCGCCTTAGATGGCGAAAACTGCTGGGAATTTTACCCCCAAGATGGCAAACCATTCCTAGAAGCTTTATATCAAAGTTTAAGTAACGAATCCCATATCAAACTCGTTACCGTCTCCGAATTTATCGAGGAATTTCCCGCCACAGCCACTATTCCCGCAGAACAACTACATAGCGGTTCTTGGGTTGATGGTAGCTTTACCACCTGGATTGGTGATCCTGCCAAAAACCGGGCTTGGGATTACCTCACCGAAGCGAGAATCATGTTGGCAAATCATCCCGAAGCAACAGAAGAAAATAACCCCGAAGCTTGGGAAGCTTTATATGCTGCCGAAGGTTCAGACTGGTTTTGGTGGTTTGGTGAAGGACATTCCTCAAATCAAGATGCCATTTTTGACCAATTGTTTCGAGAACATTTGTGTGGCATCTATAAAGCTTTGAATGAACCCATACCCGCATATCTCAAGAATCCAGTGGAGGTTCATGCAGCCAGAGCAGATCATTCTCCTGAAGGCTTCATTCATCCTGTAATTGATGGCAGAGGAGATGAGCAAGATTGGGACAAAGCTGGACGGATAGAAATTGGTGGGGCGAGGGGGACAATGCACAACAGCAGCATAGTTCAGCGCCTATGGTATGGGGTAGATCACCTGAATTTCTATTTGCGAGTAGATTTTAAAAGCGGTGTTACCCCTGGACATGGTTTGCCCCCAGAGTTAAACCTGTTGTGGTTTTATCCAGATCGAACAATGCACAATAGTCCGATTCCTTTAGCTGATGTGCCGGACACAGCCCCACTTAATTATCTATTCCATCATCATTTGGAAATTAACTTGCTGACCCAATCAATTCAGTTTCGGGAAGCAGCAGAAAATTATCAATGGCATCCCCGTTTCAGCCGCGCTCAAGTCGCCTTAGAAAATTGTTTAGAAGTGGCGATACCCTGGGCAGATTTGCAAGTTCCGCCAGATTATCCTCTGCGGCTAATTCTAGTACTTGCTGATGAGGGACGTTTTAGTAAATATTTACCAGAAGATACTTTAATTCCGATTGAAGTGCCGTAAGCAGCAATGGAGAGTCTAGTATGAAATTTTACAGGATTGGTATGTAAAGGTTAATAAAACTATGATGATATCCTGAGCTTTATGGTGATTACTCATAGCTTTATAAAAAACCTACACTTGTCAGACTCTCCACTACCCAATAAATATTAATTTTGCAAAGTTGCCGTAATGCTACTGGCACAGAAAAACTTTTGTGGTTAGATTGATAACATCACAAAGTAGCTATTGTTAGGCTATGAATCGCTTTTCGGGAAATATTACTAATTTACATCAGTACAATTTGCAGCAGAATCAGCTAGCGCAAATGTGTGGTTCTAAAGAGCTATTTTGCGATCGCTATCAGATATTGCGGATATTAGGTAGAGGCGGTTTCGGGATCACGTTTCTAGCTGGAGATGCGGTGTTACCAGGAAATCCTTTGTGTGTAATTAAACAGCTTTGCCCTAAAGTTACTAGTGCTAAAAGCTGGCAAAATGCCTGTCAGCGCTTTCAAAAAGAAGCTAAAACTCTCGCTAAACTCGGTAGCCACTCGCAAATTCCCATGCTGCTTAACTACTTTGAAGGCGACGGGGAACTGT contains:
- a CDS encoding glycoside hydrolase, coding for MTHPLYVAFIWHQHQPLYKSPGSSLSVPSSQQYRLPWVRLHGTKDYLDLILILEKYPKLHQTVNLVPSLILQLEDYIAGTAFDPYLKASLTPTEQLTQQQREFIIQHFFDANHHTLIDPHPRYAELYYQRQEKGPAWCLANWQLADYSDLLAWHNLAWIDPLFWDDPEIAAWLQQGRNFTLGDRQRIYSKQRDILSRIIPQHRKMQESGQLEVTTTPYTHPILPLLADTNSGRVAVPNMALPESRFQWSEDIPRHLRKAWELYTERFGQEPKGLWPSEQSVSPDILPYIIKQGFQWICSDEAVLGWTLKHFFHRDGAGNVQQPELLYRPYRLATPAGDLAIVFRDHRLSDLIGFTYGAMPAKQAAADLVGHLQAIAKMQRERPSEQPWLVTIALDGENCWEFYPQDGKPFLEALYQSLSNESHIKLVTVSEFIEEFPATATIPAEQLHSGSWVDGSFTTWIGDPAKNRAWDYLTEARIMLANHPEATEENNPEAWEALYAAEGSDWFWWFGEGHSSNQDAIFDQLFREHLCGIYKALNEPIPAYLKNPVEVHAARADHSPEGFIHPVIDGRGDEQDWDKAGRIEIGGARGTMHNSSIVQRLWYGVDHLNFYLRVDFKSGVTPGHGLPPELNLLWFYPDRTMHNSPIPLADVPDTAPLNYLFHHHLEINLLTQSIQFREAAENYQWHPRFSRAQVALENCLEVAIPWADLQVPPDYPLRLILVLADEGRFSKYLPEDTLIPIEVP